Proteins found in one bacterium genomic segment:
- a CDS encoding glycoside hydrolase family 130 protein, with product MRRWPKNPILTRNSIPSLSPHLVDVSSVFNPGAVLFNGQVLLMLRVQNRGRETFFLTARSTNGHDFTVSPRMVHFRGLEQVKETIFHCYDARITRLGDDYFILFAMDMEDGCRLGLAKTVDFESFDFLGICSENDNRNGVLFPEQIGGRFLRLDRPNRVQLAGGPVSGSAICLSESDDLLHWKPVAPLLDGRFHYWDELIGAGPPPIKTREGWLCIYHGVATHFASSNIYQAGVFLLDLHDPSKLLARSRYNILEPREPYELTGQVPNVVFPSGAIVKHADTEGFADPSSEVLVYYGAADTAVGLAVTTIEELLSDARMA from the coding sequence ATGCGACGCTGGCCCAAGAATCCGATCTTAACCCGAAATAGCATCCCTTCCCTTTCGCCGCACCTCGTGGATGTCAGTTCGGTCTTCAATCCCGGCGCGGTACTTTTCAATGGACAGGTGCTGCTCATGCTCCGTGTGCAGAACCGGGGGCGTGAGACCTTCTTCCTCACCGCCCGCAGCACCAATGGCCATGACTTCACCGTCTCGCCGCGCATGGTTCATTTTCGCGGACTTGAACAGGTCAAAGAGACTATCTTCCACTGCTACGATGCCCGCATCACGCGCCTCGGTGACGATTACTTCATCCTCTTCGCCATGGATATGGAGGACGGCTGCCGCCTCGGTCTTGCCAAAACGGTGGACTTCGAGAGTTTCGATTTCCTTGGTATCTGCTCCGAAAATGACAACCGCAATGGCGTGCTCTTCCCGGAGCAAATCGGCGGCAGATTTTTGCGTCTCGACCGCCCCAACCGCGTACAACTTGCCGGCGGCCCGGTCTCCGGCAGCGCCATCTGTCTTTCCGAGTCCGATGATCTGCTCCACTGGAAACCCGTCGCACCGCTGCTCGATGGTCGCTTTCATTACTGGGATGAACTCATCGGCGCGGGCCCTCCGCCCATCAAGACCCGCGAGGGCTGGCTCTGCATCTATCACGGTGTCGCTACTCATTTTGCCAGTTCCAACATCTATCAGGCCGGAGTCTTCCTGCTCGACCTGCACGACCCTTCCAAGCTGCTGGCGCGCAGCCGTTACAACATCCTCGAGCCACGCGAACCTTATGAACTCACCGGCCAGGTTCCCAATGTCGTCTTCCCTTCCGGTGCCATCGTCAAACACGCAGACACTGAAGGTTTCGCTGATCCTTCGAGCGAAGTCCTCGTCTACTACGGCGCGGCGGACACAGCCGTGGGGCTGGCTGTAACCACTATCGAAGAACTGCTCTCCGACGCGCGGATGGCCTGA
- a CDS encoding efflux RND transporter periplasmic adaptor subunit encodes MNKPRLFLYGGILLIIVIMVVGRIQRQAKNANLTDAHSNVVSVSAMVAQPEPFVRRIEETGVLTGNKEATVAAETGGRVLEVKVDVGDVVREGQPLVRLDDELYKLDSDRAKIAYDKAKLDLDRAEKLYTEKSISDADIENARLGAKSAEVQYRMALKTYNNATIRAPFNGTVAAKMTEVGQMVERGMAIAQLVDVSALKLTVQVSEGDLESVSIGAPATIIVDAVGDTIQGKVAAIGSRANTGSRTFPVEIRLPGDKALRSGMFARAIIASRQSEDGLLLPRAALLPDAGRTIIFRARQGAAEKVSVRVIGTQGDRVAVDGITRGDTIVTTGNQTLSQGTLIAPTLDSRSSLQ; translated from the coding sequence ATGAATAAACCCAGACTCTTTCTCTACGGCGGCATTCTGCTGATCATCGTCATCATGGTCGTGGGCCGCATCCAACGGCAAGCCAAGAACGCCAATCTCACCGATGCTCATTCCAATGTGGTCTCCGTGAGTGCCATGGTCGCCCAACCCGAACCGTTCGTCCGCCGCATCGAAGAGACCGGCGTGCTCACCGGCAACAAGGAAGCTACCGTCGCCGCAGAAACCGGTGGCCGCGTACTCGAAGTCAAAGTCGATGTCGGCGATGTCGTCCGCGAAGGCCAGCCGCTGGTGCGCCTCGACGACGAACTGTACAAGCTCGACTCCGACCGCGCCAAAATCGCCTATGACAAGGCGAAACTCGATCTCGACCGCGCCGAAAAACTGTATACGGAGAAAAGTATCTCCGACGCTGATATTGAAAACGCCCGCCTCGGCGCCAAAAGCGCCGAAGTGCAGTACCGCATGGCTCTCAAGACCTATAATAACGCCACCATCCGCGCGCCCTTTAACGGCACCGTCGCCGCCAAAATGACCGAGGTCGGACAGATGGTAGAGCGCGGCATGGCTATCGCCCAGCTTGTGGATGTCAGCGCCCTCAAATTGACCGTGCAGGTCTCCGAAGGTGATCTTGAATCCGTATCCATCGGCGCTCCCGCCACTATCATTGTGGACGCCGTCGGCGACACCATTCAGGGCAAGGTGGCGGCCATCGGCAGCCGCGCCAACACCGGATCCCGCACCTTCCCCGTGGAAATCCGTCTGCCCGGCGATAAGGCGCTGCGCAGCGGCATGTTCGCCCGCGCGATCATCGCCTCCCGCCAAAGCGAAGACGGTCTGCTCCTCCCCCGCGCCGCACTGCTTCCCGACGCGGGACGCACCATCATTTTCCGCGCCCGTCAGGGCGCTGCCGAAAAGGTCTCGGTGCGCGTCATCGGTACGCAGGGTGACCGCGTCGCCGTCGACGGCATCACCCGCGGTGACACCATCGTCACCACCGGAAATCAGACCCTCTCGCAGGGCACCCTGATCGCCCCGACCCTCGACAGCCGGAGTAGCCTGCAATGA
- a CDS encoding TetR/AcrR family transcriptional regulator, translated as MTEHLDRDTRREQILDAASKMFIAQGYENSSVDDIAKLAGLSKGSIYWYFRSKLEILFELTDRCVEESQREIVRLASIDKYGLEALYKSHRDLYQLDLQYPDREMLYSQLYALAPRYPEINERLKEYHRRWDATTTRLFEDAVNKGQFRPVDAMRLGQAISALYNGLHIRKQIDPEIDMIAVLETATKLFYDALIVTQDETASVEDKG; from the coding sequence ATGACAGAACATTTAGACCGCGACACCCGCCGCGAACAGATCCTCGATGCGGCCTCCAAGATGTTTATCGCACAGGGCTACGAAAACAGCTCCGTCGATGACATCGCCAAACTTGCCGGACTTTCCAAGGGTTCAATCTACTGGTACTTCCGCAGCAAACTGGAAATTCTCTTTGAACTGACCGACCGCTGCGTCGAAGAGAGTCAGCGCGAAATCGTGCGCCTCGCCTCCATCGACAAATACGGGCTCGAAGCCCTCTATAAGTCGCATCGCGATCTCTATCAGCTCGATCTGCAGTATCCCGACCGCGAGATGCTTTACAGTCAATTATACGCCCTCGCGCCGCGCTACCCCGAAATCAATGAACGTCTCAAGGAATATCACCGCCGCTGGGACGCCACCACCACCCGGCTCTTTGAGGATGCGGTAAACAAAGGTCAGTTCCGGCCCGTAGACGCCATGCGGCTCGGCCAGGCCATTTCCGCGCTCTACAACGGGCTGCATATCCGTAAACAGATTGATCCCGAAATTGATATGATCGCCGTTCTCGAAACTGCTACTAAACTTTTTTACGACGCTCTGATCGTCACCCAGGACGAAACAGCCTCCGTCGAGGACAAAGGATGA
- a CDS encoding sodium:solute symporter, with translation MNLKFLDWLIVIVCISGLIALVRLSKRYMQSVADFLSAGRTAGRYMISVSQGMSALGSITIVGMWEMNYIAGFSLRWWEFTMGVVLLAITVSGWVIYRFRQTRALTVAQFFEIRYSRRFRIFAGLLAFTSGIVNFGIFPAVGARFFIYFCGLPSELEIAGLYIPMFPLVMALFLSIALYFLFAGGQIAVIITEFVQGIFVNSVFIVIVIYFLLTVDWQQIFAALITAPADASLINPYHTSNVKDFNLWYFLIGVAGVIYGKMSWQGTQGYNSSAKSAHEAKMGEVLGNLRDIPKWLMLIFVPIIAYTVMHHPGFSVHADGVNNILSGVASKALKSQLTVPLVLSKLLPLGLMGALTTVMLMATIGTHDSYLHSWGSIFIQDVIMPFRRKPFAPEQHLKVLRLSILGVCIFIFLFSMIFQQSEYIFLFFAITGAIFTGGSGAVIIGGLYWKRGTTAAAWSALITGSVIAVGGIIIHQINPDFPINGQMFWGIAMAGSSIIYIVVSLLDKRHAFDMDKMLHRGAYAIRGENQIVDEVPVRGLRMLGMGKEFTRGDKITYVVAYAWTLVWSIVFLVGTFYNLSATVADSAWMSFWRVFILINVVASIAVIIWFSIGGLRDLKDMLHRLKTMVRDHHDDGFVERTSAKEAPAHATLAQESDLNPK, from the coding sequence TTGAATCTGAAGTTTCTTGATTGGCTGATTGTTATCGTCTGCATCTCCGGCCTGATCGCCCTTGTGCGTCTCAGCAAGCGCTACATGCAGAGCGTCGCCGACTTCCTCAGCGCGGGGCGCACCGCCGGACGCTACATGATCAGCGTCTCGCAGGGCATGTCCGCGCTGGGATCCATTACCATTGTCGGCATGTGGGAGATGAATTACATCGCGGGCTTCTCTCTGCGCTGGTGGGAATTCACTATGGGTGTGGTGCTGCTGGCCATCACCGTCTCCGGTTGGGTCATCTACCGCTTCCGTCAGACGCGCGCCCTCACCGTCGCGCAGTTCTTCGAGATCCGCTACAGCCGCCGCTTCCGCATCTTCGCGGGGCTGCTCGCCTTCACCTCGGGCATCGTTAACTTCGGTATCTTTCCCGCCGTCGGTGCGCGCTTCTTCATCTACTTCTGCGGTTTGCCGTCCGAGCTTGAAATCGCCGGGCTCTACATTCCCATGTTTCCGCTGGTCATGGCGCTGTTTCTCTCCATTGCCCTTTACTTCCTCTTCGCCGGCGGGCAGATTGCCGTCATCATCACCGAGTTCGTGCAGGGCATCTTCGTCAACAGCGTCTTCATCGTCATCGTCATCTATTTTCTGCTGACCGTGGACTGGCAGCAGATTTTCGCCGCGCTCATCACCGCTCCCGCCGACGCCTCGCTCATCAATCCTTACCACACCAGCAATGTCAAGGACTTCAACCTGTGGTATTTCCTGATCGGCGTCGCCGGCGTCATCTATGGCAAGATGTCCTGGCAGGGCACTCAAGGCTACAATTCGTCGGCCAAGAGCGCCCATGAGGCCAAGATGGGTGAAGTCCTCGGCAATCTGCGCGACATCCCCAAGTGGCTGATGCTGATCTTTGTCCCCATCATCGCCTACACGGTCATGCATCACCCCGGCTTCTCGGTCCATGCCGACGGCGTGAACAACATCCTCAGCGGCGTAGCCTCCAAAGCCCTCAAGAGCCAGCTTACCGTGCCGCTCGTCCTCAGCAAGCTTCTGCCCTTGGGTCTGATGGGCGCGCTCACCACCGTGATGCTCATGGCCACCATCGGCACGCACGACAGCTATCTGCATTCCTGGGGCAGCATCTTCATTCAGGATGTGATCATGCCCTTCCGCCGCAAGCCCTTCGCGCCGGAACAGCATCTGAAAGTGCTCAGACTCTCGATTCTCGGTGTCTGCATTTTCATCTTCCTCTTCAGCATGATCTTCCAGCAGAGTGAATACATCTTCCTCTTCTTTGCCATCACCGGGGCCATTTTCACCGGCGGCAGCGGCGCGGTCATCATCGGCGGTCTCTATTGGAAGCGCGGCACCACCGCCGCGGCCTGGAGCGCATTGATTACCGGCTCGGTGATCGCCGTCGGCGGCATCATCATTCACCAGATCAACCCTGACTTTCCCATCAATGGCCAGATGTTCTGGGGCATCGCCATGGCGGGTTCCTCCATCATCTACATTGTGGTGTCGTTGCTCGACAAGCGCCACGCCTTTGACATGGACAAGATGCTGCATCGCGGCGCCTATGCCATTCGCGGGGAAAACCAGATCGTTGACGAGGTTCCCGTGCGCGGCCTGCGGATGCTCGGCATGGGCAAGGAGTTCACCCGCGGCGACAAAATCACTTACGTCGTCGCCTATGCATGGACCCTCGTCTGGAGCATCGTCTTCCTCGTCGGCACCTTCTACAATCTCTCCGCCACTGTCGCCGATTCCGCGTGGATGAGCTTCTGGCGCGTCTTTATTCTCATCAATGTCGTGGCCTCCATCGCGGTCATTATCTGGTTTTCCATCGGCGGTCTGCGTGACCTCAAGGACATGCTCCACCGCCTCAAAACCATGGTCCGCGATCATCACGACGACGGCTTTGTCGAACGCACTTCAGCAAAGGAAGCTCCGGCCCATGCGACGCTGGCCCAAGAATCCGATCTTAACCCGAAATAG
- a CDS encoding beta-N-acetylhexosaminidase yields MISIIPQPVSIQPQPGSFALSPHMLERWQSDGIEAIATLHMVHDTELGAEGYELVVSPEAVHIHAPTPAGHFYAEQTLRQLVNEESHIPCLTIRDYPRFSWRGMHLDVSRHFFPVEFIKRYLDILALHKLNTFHWHLTDDQGWRIEIKRYPRLTGIGAWRVNREDMPWNERPPQDPNEIADYGGFYTQEQIADIVTYAADRSITVVPEIEMPAHALAALAAYSEFSCTGGPFTVASGQYWPDTDLFCAGNDETFVFLENILTEVAALFPGEFIHIGGDEADKREWEKCPKCRQRMREQGIESLAGLQSYFITRVGRILQKLNKRLIGWDEILEGGLPASAAVMSWRGTEGGIAAARQGHDVVMCPASHLYFDHYQADPATQPKAFGGFSPLSKVYAFEPIPAELSASEAQHILGAQANLWTEYVPTTAHGQYMVLPRIAALAEVVWSPQVQRNWDGFAKRLPLRLAHYSRLGLQYCQNWE; encoded by the coding sequence ATGATCTCTATCATCCCCCAGCCCGTCAGCATTCAACCGCAGCCCGGTAGTTTCGCGCTCTCCCCGCACATGCTGGAACGCTGGCAGAGTGACGGCATTGAAGCCATCGCCACCCTGCACATGGTCCACGATACGGAACTCGGCGCAGAAGGCTATGAACTGGTGGTCAGCCCGGAGGCCGTGCACATCCATGCACCCACGCCTGCCGGGCATTTTTATGCCGAGCAGACTCTGCGGCAACTGGTAAATGAAGAATCCCACATTCCGTGCCTCACCATCCGCGACTACCCGCGCTTTTCGTGGCGCGGCATGCACCTCGATGTCAGCCGCCATTTCTTCCCCGTCGAATTCATCAAGCGCTACCTCGACATCCTCGCCCTTCACAAGCTCAACACCTTCCACTGGCACCTCACCGATGATCAGGGCTGGCGCATCGAAATCAAGCGCTATCCCCGTCTCACCGGCATCGGCGCGTGGCGTGTCAATCGCGAAGACATGCCGTGGAATGAGCGCCCTCCGCAAGATCCCAACGAGATAGCCGATTACGGTGGCTTCTATACCCAAGAGCAGATCGCCGACATCGTCACCTATGCGGCGGATCGCTCAATCACCGTCGTGCCCGAAATCGAGATGCCCGCCCATGCGCTTGCCGCTCTCGCGGCCTATTCCGAATTCTCCTGCACCGGCGGCCCCTTTACCGTCGCGTCCGGTCAATACTGGCCCGACACCGATCTCTTCTGCGCTGGCAACGATGAGACCTTTGTCTTCCTCGAGAACATCCTCACCGAAGTCGCCGCGCTCTTTCCGGGCGAGTTCATCCACATCGGCGGCGATGAAGCTGACAAGCGCGAGTGGGAAAAGTGCCCCAAATGCCGGCAGCGCATGCGCGAGCAGGGCATCGAGAGCCTCGCCGGTTTGCAGAGCTACTTCATTACTCGCGTGGGCCGCATTCTCCAGAAACTGAACAAGCGGCTCATCGGCTGGGATGAAATCCTCGAAGGCGGTCTGCCCGCGAGTGCTGCCGTCATGTCATGGCGCGGCACCGAAGGCGGTATTGCTGCGGCCCGTCAAGGCCATGATGTCGTCATGTGCCCCGCCTCCCATCTCTATTTCGACCACTATCAGGCCGACCCCGCTACCCAGCCCAAAGCCTTCGGCGGCTTCTCACCCCTCTCCAAAGTCTATGCCTTCGAACCCATCCCCGCAGAACTGTCCGCGTCCGAGGCTCAGCATATCCTCGGTGCCCAGGCCAATCTCTGGACCGAGTACGTTCCCACCACTGCTCACGGCCAGTACATGGTCCTCCCCCGCATCGCTGCCTTGGCTGAAGTGGTCTGGTCGCCCCAAGTTCAACGGAATTGGGACGGTTTCGCCAAGAGGCTTCCTTTGCGCCTTGCACACTATTCCCGGTTAGGTCTACAATATTGCCAAAACTGGGAGTAG
- a CDS encoding TolC family protein yields the protein MKDLRFAVAALLLTLLFAGGASALTLEQAIELGHQRSLQMQDPQIDRERIGGRIKEAWANALPDVSAQVAAQQYWRIPTVPVKFGGQTVLLQLNQKDNALASATLNQPLYTFGRVSSGLKAAYAARRSNAHLISSTDRSVSLDVMQRFWTVLLMREVVNARQTSLAVSDSALKRIQQMRAVGLMSDYDVLRAEVQAGNQIPALRQAENALHLSELSLKELLGVPMDTTLTVEGDLTGYTIPIAAEDSAKVLQRDDIEALRDLATMYRNLYIINRNSWMPILGGQIQYARQFAGSNWKMNSTNTPVSLYGGLALTIPIPSGKSLGLAQQAHADWEGAELTLSKAERGALLQFQNAVTSYQAANASESAAELAVQQAEQARRIAQTKLAQGQITTLEMNAAQLDELVARVSLAQAKYDRLVAAAQARVAAGLPPYAK from the coding sequence ATGAAGGACCTTCGCTTTGCCGTCGCCGCCCTGCTTCTCACTCTGCTCTTCGCAGGCGGCGCATCGGCCCTGACTCTCGAACAGGCCATCGAACTTGGCCACCAGCGGTCCCTGCAGATGCAGGATCCGCAAATTGACCGCGAACGCATCGGTGGCCGCATCAAAGAAGCGTGGGCCAACGCTCTGCCCGACGTTTCCGCTCAGGTTGCCGCCCAGCAGTATTGGAGAATCCCCACGGTTCCCGTCAAGTTCGGCGGACAAACCGTCCTGCTCCAACTGAACCAGAAAGACAATGCCCTCGCCTCGGCCACGCTCAATCAGCCACTCTACACCTTCGGGCGCGTCTCGTCCGGGCTGAAAGCCGCCTACGCCGCGCGCCGTTCCAACGCCCATCTCATCAGCAGCACCGACCGCTCGGTCTCACTCGATGTCATGCAGCGCTTCTGGACCGTGCTCCTCATGCGCGAGGTCGTCAACGCCCGTCAGACCAGCCTTGCCGTCAGCGACAGTGCCCTCAAACGCATTCAACAGATGCGCGCCGTCGGCCTCATGAGCGATTACGATGTCCTGCGGGCCGAAGTTCAGGCCGGTAACCAGATCCCCGCCCTGCGTCAGGCCGAAAACGCCCTTCATCTGTCTGAACTTTCTCTCAAGGAACTTCTCGGTGTGCCCATGGACACAACCCTCACGGTCGAGGGAGATCTCACCGGCTACACCATTCCCATCGCCGCCGAAGATTCCGCCAAGGTCTTGCAGCGCGACGATATCGAAGCCCTGCGCGACCTCGCAACCATGTACCGCAACCTGTACATCATTAACCGCAATTCCTGGATGCCGATCCTCGGCGGCCAAATTCAGTATGCCCGCCAGTTCGCCGGCAGCAACTGGAAGATGAACTCCACCAATACTCCCGTTTCGCTGTACGGCGGTCTCGCCCTCACCATTCCCATTCCCAGCGGCAAATCGCTCGGACTGGCTCAGCAGGCTCATGCCGATTGGGAAGGAGCCGAACTTACTCTCTCCAAAGCGGAACGCGGCGCGCTGCTGCAATTTCAAAATGCCGTGACCTCCTATCAGGCGGCCAATGCCAGTGAAAGCGCCGCCGAATTGGCCGTGCAGCAGGCCGAGCAGGCCCGCCGCATCGCCCAGACCAAACTGGCCCAGGGCCAGATTACCACCCTTGAAATGAATGCTGCGCAACTCGACGAACTCGTCGCCCGGGTATCGCTGGCGCAGGCCAAATACGACCGGCTCGTAGCCGCGGCGCAGGCCCGCGTGGCGGCTGGACTTCCCCCGTACGCGAAATAA